From one Brachypodium distachyon strain Bd21 chromosome 4, Brachypodium_distachyon_v3.0, whole genome shotgun sequence genomic stretch:
- the LOC100831684 gene encoding dolichol-phosphate mannose synthase subunit 2, with product MELGDKAIGLVLTMTSLSIFTYYTFWVIILPFVDDDHFVHEYFLPQEYAIFIPVLAGVVLLSFLSIFVGLVMLNSKKKKKAA from the exons ATGGAATTGGGAGACAAGGCGATTGGCCTTGTGTTGACCATGACAAGTTTATCCATATTCACCTACTATACTTTCTGGGTCATAATCTTG CCATTTGTTGACGACGATCACTTTGTCCATGAGTACTTTCTGCCTCAAGAATATGCCATCTTCATCCCGGTGTTAGCCGGTGTAGTGCTCCTTTCATTCTTGAGTATATTTGTCGGTCTCGTGATGCTGaattcaaagaaaaagaagaaggccgcTTGA
- the LOC100834643 gene encoding exosome complex component RRP43: MAAAETDTTASGGLAGEMEVEAYRRLFPLAFLERHLRESVRPDARRLAEARPTTVALGAVSSAHGSALIRLGDTAMLASIKLEVMSPPTETPDEGSVAVEFHMPPICSPLVRPGRPAEMAPVLSKALEDVLMSSGMINLKELCLISGKASWLAYLDVYCLNADGSLFDAALISAVAAFTHLEIPLVSVGDDGRVFTVGGNEGKTKYELVNREKRKLTLKDIPFALTCALHKDNVLADPTAEEESIIETFVTVALDSSDRLVSIQKPGGGVTSMATIKTCITLAKERRHKLQEILMDSVEAMEVDQTG, encoded by the exons ATGGCCGCCGCGGAGACCGACACGACCGCCTCCGGCGGGCTCGCGGGAGAGATGGAGGTCGAGGCGTACCGCCGCCTCTTTCCCCTCGCGTTCCTCGAGCGCCACCTCCGCGAGTCCGTCCGCCCCGacgcccgccgcctcgccgaggCCCGCCCCACTACCGTCGCCCTCGgcgccgtctcctccgctCATGGCTCTGCACTCATCCGCCTCGGAGACACC GCCATGCTTGCCTCAATAAAGCTCGAGGTGATGTCGCCCCCCACGGAAACCCCAGATGAAGGATCCGTCG CTGTGGAGTTTCATATGCCACCTATCTGCTCCCCCCTTGTAAGACCAGGAAGACCGGCGGAGATGGCGCCGGTCCTCTCCAAGGCCCTGGAGGACGTTCTAATGAG CTCTGGCATGATAAATTTGAAGGAGCTCTGTTTGATCAGTGGGAAGGCTTCGTGGCTAGCTTACCTG GATGTCTATTGTTTGAATGCTGATGGATCTCTATTCGATGCTGCATTGATTTCAGCGGTGGCTGCATTTACACACT TGGAAATTCCTCTAGTATCTGTTGGTGATGATGGCAGAGTATTTACTGTTGGAGGTAATGAAGGCAAAACCAAATATGAATTGGTAAACAGAGAAAAGAGGAAACTTACTCTCAAGGACATTCCATTTGCCCTTACATGTGCACTTCACAAGGATAATGTTCTAGCGGACCCAACTGCTGAAGAAGAATCAATAATAGAGACCTTTGTGACTGTTGCTCTAGATTCTTCAGACCGTTTAGTGTCAATACAAAAACCTGGAGGTGGAGTGACATCCATGGCAACTATTAAG ACGTGCATTACCTTGGCGAAAGAAAGGAGACACAAGTTACAAGAAATTCTTATGGACTCTGTTGAAGCAATGGAAGTCGACCAAACAGGATAA
- the LOC104584563 gene encoding uncharacterized protein LOC104584563: protein MASAARRAESKAKATKARMLKQRIAGTKEDAFVISDSCSSDMKDINDSSDDDGVQFISQRCVLKNKSKAKALKDRVYYDEKEKDAHEQLEVDMCFLNVREVRKAIEDYHIAYTRNFTYLKNNQERVVACCSSSGTCSFMFVSSIIKGESTHCIRQLNLPHTCGTNTDTSRINSAWIAKRYEDLIRSDPLIEISVIQDTIMREHGVEISKHMAYRGKNKALEAVQGDADLQYARLKDYMLTVMENVGSRCSVATIRPTGDPQ from the coding sequence ATGGCCAGTGCAGCAAGAAGGGCAGAATCCAAGGCCAAAGCAACTAAGGCAAGAATGTTGAAGCAAAGGATTGCTGGAACAAAGGAAGATGCTTTTGTGATTAGTGATAGCTGCAGTTCAGATATGAAGGACATCAATGATTCAAGTGATGACGATGGAGTTCAGTTCATTTCCCAAAGATGTGTGTTGAAGAACAAGAGCAAAGCAAAGGCACTAAAGGACAGGGTGTATTATGATGAGAAGGAAAAAGATGCACATGAGCAGTTAGAGGTGGATATGTGCTTTCTTAATGTGAGAGAAGTCAGGAAGGCCATTGAAGATTATCACATTGCATACACAAGGAACTTCActtatctgaaaaataatCAAGAGAGGGTGGTTGCTTGTTGCAGCTCAAGTGGGACATGTTCTTTCATGTTTGTCTCATCTATAATAAAAGGAGAAAGCACACACTGTATTAGGCAGCTCAATCTGCCTCACACTTGTGGCACTAATACTGACACCTCAAGGATCAATAGCGCATGGATTGCCAAGAGGTATGAAGATCTGATTAGGAGTGATCCATTGATAGAAATCAGTGTCATTCAAGATACCATCATGAGAGAGCATGGAGTGGAAATATCTAAGCATATGGCATATAGGGGCAAGAATAAAGCTCTTGAAGCTGTCCAAGGAGATGCAGATTTGCAATATGCTCGTTTGAAAGATTATATGCTGACTGTAATGGAGAATGTAGGATCTAGATGCAGTGTAGCAACAATAAGACCTACTGGTGATCCCCAATAG